DNA from bacterium:
GAATCAATGCCAAAGCCAATCAGGGCAACGGAATGCGCGGCGACCGCCGCCGCGACCACGACGACGGTACCCACGACATTCCACCCTAGGGTTGCGTATTCCAACAGCAACCCTCGCGCTATCGACCGACCGCGGTTGGCAGGGCTTATCGATTCAACCATGCGAGCGCACCCCGGACCGTCCATTCAACTCTGCTCAACTCCGCTCGAGCCGGTGACGTTCGTACCCGCGAGGGCGTCGCTGCCTTCGTGAAAGACCTCCCGCCGCCGCGCGGTCGACAAAACGGCGCGATGGGAGGATGGAACGGAAGGAGCGGTACCCCTTCGCAATCCCATAAGCCGCGGGCCTCTGAGGGAGTTACCCGAGCCGGTGCATCCAGAGCAGCGACACCGCGACCGTGCCGACGAACAACGCGGTTACGCCGAGGGCGGCCAGACTGCTGACCTCGACCGGCCGCCGTTCCCAGCCGATGATGCGCCCGAGATCCGTATAGACGCGGTCCAGGTCGCCGCCCGTGGTGACCCGCCGGTACGTCCCGCCGGTCGCGCTGGCGAGGGCCTTCAGCGTCTCCTCGTCGAGCCGTACGAACATGCTCCGCCCGCCGAGCTCCAGGAACGTTCCCTCGGGACGGCCGAGCCCGATGGTGTACACTTTCACCTTGAGCTGCTTCGCCACCACCGCGGCCTCCATCGGCGGGACCCCGCGATTGCTTTGGCCGTCGCTCAAGAGCACGATGGTGGCCGGCGTCAAGCGCTCCGCGTCCGCCGGCGGTGCAGTGGGAAGCGACGGAGACGCGTACGGGTTGCTGCGGTCGGTCAAACGCGGGCGCCCCGGCAGCGCATACACCGCTTCCAGCAGGCCGTCCCCGATCGCCGTCGCGAACTCCAACTGCAGGCTGTTGATCGACTGGACCACCTGATCGTGCTCGGCGGTGGGTGGGGTGATGAGCGTCGCGTAGCTGCTGAACGATACCAGCCCGACCTTGGTGTCCTTGGGCAACGCGCGGACGAACTTCACGGCCGCGGCTTTGGCGGCATCGAGCCGGCTCGGGGTGACGTCGGTCGCCCTCATGCTCCGGCTGATGTCGATACTCATCATGACGACGGTTCGGTTGTCGGGCACCGGCAGCACGGCCATCGGCCTGGCCACCGTGAAGATCACGGCACAGAGGGTGACAAGGTAGAACGCGGCCGGCAGGTGTCGGCGCCAGCGCCCGCCCGCCGCGGCGGCCTGCGCGATCAAATCGAGGCTTGAGTAGGTCACCCGTTCCCGCGACGGGCGGCGCAGCATCCGCACGTACGCAGCGACCAGCACCGGCACCAGTGTATACAGCACCAGGGCGCTCGGCCACAGGAAGCTCATGGCGGTGGCTCCGAGCCCCGCGACGGCTGGCAGCTGTGGCCGTGCGCCCATCGGTTCACGTGCCGAGCACGCGGGTCCCCGGCGAGGGGACGGCGTGCCTCCGTTCCCGATCCGCGACTGGTCTGTTCGAGACGCATGCTACGGTTCCACACAACCCACGTCCGAGGTCTTGACTGCTGGTGTTGAGCCGACGTTCGGCGGGCGGGGCGGAATCCCCTGGTGTGCTCCGCGCCGACGGAGCGCCCGGTGCGGTAGGATTGCGACCAGTTCCAACGAGTGTGGACCCGCACCGGGTGTCCTCGCCGCTGGCCTTGCGTGCATGGTGCGATCAGGCTCGGGCGCCGCCGGGACGAGGCTGGCGGCGGCTCTGGGTTACCCGGAGGCCTCGGGACTCAGCCGCGGCGCCGGCAGCATCAATCCGGCGCCGGTGATTCGCCGGATCGCGGCCGCGAGGAGCTTCATCGCCTCCGCCGTGCGGCCGGCGTGGGTGTACAGGGCGATGGCCATGAGGAGCGCGGAGTCCGCCTTGATCAGGTCTCCGCGCGTGGCGTACAGGCGTCCCAGTGCCTCCTGGGCTTCGGCTCCGAGCACCGGATTCGGAACTTCCGCTGCCGCTTCCGTGGCGGCGAGCAGCGTGGCCTCCGCCTCGTCGAGCTGTCCGTGCCGCTCGAGCAGCGTGCCGCGCGCCGTCGCCAGATACGCTTTGGGAAACGGCTGCAGATCCGGGAGATCGATCGAGGTAGCTTCGAGGCCCCGTTCGATGTCTCCGAGGCGAAGCCAGATCTGCCCGATGGCGCCACTCGCGGTTGCCGCGATGTCGTAGTAGCCTTGGGCCCTTGCCCGTCCCGAGACGCTAGACAGCAATTCGATCGCGTTCGGGACGTCACCGGCCCGGTCGAGGATCATCCCCTCATAGAGCGCCGCCTTCATCGACAGGCCGGGGATCCCGGTCTGCTGGGCGTTCGAGGCCAACTGACGAAACGCTTCGGCCGACGTGTCGAGCCCGCTGTTCGCCTCGGCCCACGCTTGCAATAGTTCGGCCTCCAGCGCGAGCCCGGCAGACACGCTTGGCGCGATGACCGCATCCCACAACCGTGCCGCCAGGAGCGCGTCCGTGACGCGGCTTTGAATCATGAGCGCCCATCCCAGGTTGATGACATGGCGGCCCCAGGTGGGCTCGGTGACCGCGTCGTCGACCTCTACGCCGAGACGGCGCGCGATGACGACGACGCGCGTGAGCGGCATGCGGTACCGCGCGCTCCGTTCGATCCGGCTGAGCGACGCCGCGCTCAATCCGGGGACAGTGACGTCGACGAGGCGGAGGCCACGTGCGAGGCGGACACGATGCAGCCGCGTCCCGCGTACCCACACAAGGGCCGCGCTGACAATGAAACACGAGCAAGGCCCCAGGGCGACCGCCGACCCGGTCCCCCAAACGTGCGTTAACATCTCCGTCCAACATCGTAGTATTATTGCGAAGGCCGCAGGTCAAGCGGCGGTGTCGTCTTTCGGACATTTGTTGCATGGATATGGACAGCCGCCAACGTTACATTATCTTCGCCCTCTCCGCCCCGCCACCACTTCGCTGGTGTGCGGCGGGTTCCAACGGGCTGCGCCGATCCGTAGGGGCAAGGATGAAGATTCTCCGTAAACTTGTCCCAAGTATTGCCGAGAGTTGACTGTACCTCAGCAGGCGCAAAGGCGACCGAAGCGTTCCAAAGTGTGGCACGGTTGTCCGAACATGTCCGCAATTCTCCCGGGGGCCGCCGTCTTACGTGGTCCAAGACTGCTGAAAATCGATCCCCTCTTTGCGTTTTCACCCCGGTTGATATCTTGGGTGGGGGGATGTTCGGTGTCGTGTTGCATATCACGCTGGGTGTCAGGACATTGTCGTGTCTCAAGGGGTGCTGTGCGCCCATGCAGGTAACTCAGGCCGTACCTGTTTCGACCGCGTCCGCGCCTTCGTCGGAGTCGACGTCAGCACGCCGGCGGAGAGAGCGCGCATAGGCGGTACGTCGGAAGCTCGGACTGCAGCTCGTCGTCAGTCGCGCCGCACCGTCGGCGCATCGATATGTTCTCACCGTCATCCCCAGCGACACGAGGCTCACGGCAATCGGCCATCGGTACCGAACGCGACCTCCAACCACCTGAGGGGGTGACCTGTGACCGTTTCAGCACCGTTTCCGCTCGCGGACCGCGTCCGGCGGGCGCGTCTGGCGGCTGGGTTGACACAGGCGCAATTGGCCGGGAAGGAAGTTGCAGCTCGCACTATCTCCCGCATCGAGCGGGGGCATGTGCGTCCGTCTCGCCGGGTGCTGCTCCACATCGCGCAACGCCTTGGGCGTCCGCTTCGGTACTTCGTTGGGGACGCCGTGCCGGACGAACACGAAGTGGACTACGTGCTGGCTCGCGCAGGGCTCCGGCAGCTCGCCGGAGATCAAGAGGGCGCGGAGCGTCTCTTCGCGAGGGCGGTCGAATTGGCGTCGAGCGCCGACGACCCCGCGCGTCTGGCGCTTGCGCGGCTGGAGCAGCTGAGCGTTCGCATCGGTCGAACCCGGACGCCCGAGGCCGAGGCCGAGCTCGCACGTGCGCGGGCTGAAGCCGAGCAGTTTGGACACGCCGAGGCCATTGCAAGGAGCCACTACGCGCTCGCAGCGGCGCTCCAGGACGACGGTCTCATCGAGCGGGCGCGCGCAGCGCTCGAAGCCGGGTGGAAGGCGCTGAACGGGCGCTGGCCTGAGGTCGGCGTCTTGTTTGTCGCCGCCCTCGCCCGGCTGACCGCCGCGTGGGGCGGGGACGCGCAGGGACTCAGTCGTCTCCTCGGTGGGCTGGGGCGCGCCTGCGACCCGCGCAGCGTCGTGCACGCGTACGAGACTCAAGCGGAGCGCACCTACGCCTCCGGAGAGGTTCGCATCGCGCTGGAGGCGGCACGGCACGCCCTCGCCTTCAGACGGTTGATCGCGGCGAAGACCCACGAGGCGACCGCGCGCTATCAGCTCGCCCAACTCGCCCGCCGGTCCGGTCGCACCGAGGACGCCGTCGCCGAACTCACGAGAGCGTGCGCGCTCGCCCGAGGTGTGGGCGACTACCTCACAGAGGTCCAAAGCCTGGTGAGTCTCGGAGGACTCCATTCGCGAGCGGGTCGGATCGGAGAGGCCGCCCAGGTCCTTGAGGAGGCGCGTATGGTGTTTCTCCGCGTCGCGGACCCTTGCACGCGGCCCGGTGCGCCGGGCCACGGCACCTCGGGCCTGGACACCGGCCGGTCGTTTCTCGACTACCACCCAGCATCGAACGTCGAACCGCCGGCCGCTGCGGGAGACCCGAGGGACCGCTTCGACACACCGTCCGGTGAGACGCTAGACCAGATGGACTAGTTCGCTTCCCGTGACCTCGCGGCGCGCGTCCCGCCGGATCTCGACCCGGCGCCCTCGCGTCTCTTGCGTTCGCGCGCCTCGTAACAGTCGTGTGAGTTTTTCCGTACGTCGTGGATCCCGGGCAGGGTGGGCTCGCGGACAGGCCGAAAACGCACGCACACACAGGCCGCACGACGCCTGCGCGAACTCCGCATCAGGAGGCCATGACGAATGGATGGGATCTCGAACCGCCGCGACCGTCCGGCGGCGGCACTCACGCATCTTGGGCAGTACGTCCTGGAGGAGTGGGCGGAAGAGTACCATCACGGGCACCTCAGTCGGCGGGAGTTCCTCAGACGAATCGGGGTGTTTT
Protein-coding regions in this window:
- a CDS encoding helix-turn-helix transcriptional regulator; amino-acid sequence: MLTHVWGTGSAVALGPCSCFIVSAALVWVRGTRLHRVRLARGLRLVDVTVPGLSAASLSRIERSARYRMPLTRVVVIARRLGVEVDDAVTEPTWGRHVINLGWALMIQSRVTDALLAARLWDAVIAPSVSAGLALEAELLQAWAEANSGLDTSAEAFRQLASNAQQTGIPGLSMKAALYEGMILDRAGDVPNAIELLSSVSGRARAQGYYDIAATASGAIGQIWLRLGDIERGLEATSIDLPDLQPFPKAYLATARGTLLERHGQLDEAEATLLAATEAAAEVPNPVLGAEAQEALGRLYATRGDLIKADSALLMAIALYTHAGRTAEAMKLLAAAIRRITGAGLMLPAPRLSPEASG
- a CDS encoding VWA domain-containing protein; the protein is MSFLWPSALVLYTLVPVLVAAYVRMLRRPSRERVTYSSLDLIAQAAAAGGRWRRHLPAAFYLVTLCAVIFTVARPMAVLPVPDNRTVVMMSIDISRSMRATDVTPSRLDAAKAAAVKFVRALPKDTKVGLVSFSSYATLITPPTAEHDQVVQSINSLQLEFATAIGDGLLEAVYALPGRPRLTDRSNPYASPSLPTAPPADAERLTPATIVLLSDGQSNRGVPPMEAAVVAKQLKVKVYTIGLGRPEGTFLELGGRSMFVRLDEETLKALASATGGTYRRVTTGGDLDRVYTDLGRIIGWERRPVEVSSLAALGVTALFVGTVAVSLLWMHRLG
- a CDS encoding helix-turn-helix transcriptional regulator is translated as MTVSAPFPLADRVRRARLAAGLTQAQLAGKEVAARTISRIERGHVRPSRRVLLHIAQRLGRPLRYFVGDAVPDEHEVDYVLARAGLRQLAGDQEGAERLFARAVELASSADDPARLALARLEQLSVRIGRTRTPEAEAELARARAEAEQFGHAEAIARSHYALAAALQDDGLIERARAALEAGWKALNGRWPEVGVLFVAALARLTAAWGGDAQGLSRLLGGLGRACDPRSVVHAYETQAERTYASGEVRIALEAARHALAFRRLIAAKTHEATARYQLAQLARRSGRTEDAVAELTRACALARGVGDYLTEVQSLVSLGGLHSRAGRIGEAAQVLEEARMVFLRVADPCTRPGAPGHGTSGLDTGRSFLDYHPASNVEPPAAAGDPRDRFDTPSGETLDQMD